A genome region from Vespa velutina chromosome 18, iVesVel2.1, whole genome shotgun sequence includes the following:
- the LOC124955296 gene encoding fibroblast growth factor receptor homolog 1-like isoform X1, which translates to MATKNFFILGILLGILEIVYVRGRLIRLDISNPDVIVSTGEKLTIRCLTDYDGETTWYKDNVALRHSSTRLRVMKQTLRFKYIEISDAGSYGCSTETDDDNDNNKTIEWRNVTLKVEEALQNDGYHREDDGKIGNVLEGLGPSEETNELEIEARNLPETRSLHLDSEKSDVELDNDKGENEMAGEHNKTLPDRPPSFNKSDEMHGSIVKPAGNMLRLKCPSVGNPRPNITWLKNNEEPKRSLGTMIKTKWTLRLEDLVPDDSGNYTCIVCNHLGCINHTFKVDIIETVRHRPILTRPPRNTTVLLGSNASMTCEVLSDAHRHLEWYHGCHTSFDTVNKTNQTVRVEVKAGIAENPEVLKLYNVTEKDEGWYTCIAQNTLGETFSSAYLRVVETLEEHRVPLAARPQILVNVLAAVLCVFFAVGVVVVIYIFHRLKREKMKKLLAIETARAAVVTQWTKKVIVEKQKLVNAQNVQEPLLMPVVKIEKQKSTVTTEDSNGGSISEYELPLDSAWELPREQLTLGNTLGEGAFGKVIRAQTNTGKPGIPNVVAVKMLKEGHTDAEMMDLVSEMEMMKMIGKHVNIINLLGACTQGGPLYVVVEFAPHGNLRDFLRDHRPSSSGYEPTIGQEEKERKTLTQKDLVSFAYQVARGMEYLASRRCIHRDLAARNVLVSDEYILKIADFGLARDIHCHDYYRKTTDGRLPVKWMAPEALFHRVYTTQSDVWSYGILLWEIMTLGGTPYPSVPSVEKLFQLLRTGHRMEKPPCCSIEIYMLMRDCWSYQPNERPMFGELVEDLDRILTITANEEYLDLGLPQLDTPPSSQESSDDAEDDETGEQFPYLL; encoded by the exons ATATCTCGAATCCAGACGTAATCGTTTCCACGGGCGAAAAGTTGACTATAAGGTGTTTAACGGACTACGACGGCGAGACTACATGGTACAAGGACAACGTGGCACTGCGTCATTCGTCAACGAGGTTGCGGGTTATGAAGCAAACGTTAAGATTCAAATACATTGAGATAAGCGACGCCGGTTCTTACGGTTGCTCAACCGAAactgatgatgataatgataataataaaacgatcgaatgGAGGAACGTTACGTTAAAAGTTGAAGAGGCTTTACAAAACGATGGTTACCATCGCGAGGATGATGGGAAAATTGGTAATGTTCTCGAAGGACTCGGACCGAGCGAGGAAACGAACGAGCTTGAAATCGAGGCGAGAA aTCTACCTGAGACGCGTTCGTTGCATTTGGACAGTGAGAAATCTGACGTAGAATTGGACAACGATAAAGGTGAAAACGAAATGGCAGGGGAACATAACAAAACTTTACCCGACCGTCCGCCTTCTTTCAACAAAAGCGACGAGATGCATGGAAGTATCGTAAAACCTGCTGGAAATATGTTACGACTTAAATGTCCAAGCGTCGGTAATCCTAGGCCTAACATTACCTGGTTGAAAAACAACGAAGAACCTAAGAGATCTCTTGGTACAATGATCAAAACAAAATGGACATTAAGACTGGAAGACCTCGTGCCCGATGACAGTGGAAACTATACTTGCATCGTCTGCAATCATCTCGGTTGCATAAATCATACGTTCAAGGTCGACATTATAG AGACCGTGAGGCACCGACCGATCCTGACGCGACCCCCACGAAACACAACTGTACTCCTAGGAAGCAACGCTAGTATGACATGTGAGGTCCTCTCGGATGCCCATCGTCATCTTGAATGGTATCACGGTTGTCATACATCTTTCGATACCGTCAACAAAACGAATCAGACTGTCCGGGTGGAGGTCAAG GCTGGTATCGCTGAAAATCCTGAAGTATTGAAGCTCTACAACGTCACCGAAAAAGATGAAGGATGGTATACCTGTATAGCGCAAAATACATTGGGGGAGACATTTAGCAGTGCCTATCTACGAGTCGTCGAAA CGTTGGAGGAGCATCGTGTACCGCTTGCAGCGAGGCCGCAAATCCTGGTTAACGTTTTGGCTGCAGTACTATGCGTATTCTTTGCCGTTGGTGTCGTCGTAGTGATCTACATATTTCATCGTTTAAAACgcgagaagatgaagaaactATTGGCTATAGAAACTGCACGTGCTGCGGTTGTAACCCAATGGACAAAAAAGGTTATAGTTGAAAAGCAGAAACTGGTTAACGCCCAGAACGTACAGGAACCATTATTAATGCCAGTGGTCAAGATAGAAAAGCAAAAGTCTACGGTAACTACGGAGGACAGTAATGGCGGTAGTATATCAGAGTACGAATTGCCGCTTGATAGCGCTTGGGAATTGCCGCGAGAACAATTGACCTTGGGCAATACGCTTGGTGAAGGTGCCTTTGGGAAGGTCATCAGAGCGCAAACCAATACCGGGAAACCTGGTATACCTAACGTCGTTGCCGTCAAAATGTTAAagg agggTCACACGGACGCCGAGATGATGGATCTTGTATCTGAGATGgagatgatgaagatgatcgGCAAACACGTTAACATAATAAACCTATTGGGTGCGTGTACACAGGGCGGACCACTTTACGTTGTTGTTGAGTTTGCACCTCACGGTAATCTTCGAGATTTCCTTCGCGATCATCGTCCATCCTCTTCCGGTTATGAGCCAACGATCGgtcaagaagaaaaggaacgaaagacCCTAACACAAAAGGACTTAGTGTCGTTTGCTTATCAAGTTGCACGAGGAATGGAATATCTTGCTAGTAGAAGATGTATACACAGAGATCTAGCAGCACGAAATGTTCTCGTTAGCGACGAATATATCCTCAAGATCGCTGACTTCGGTCTTGCAAGGGACATACACTGTCACGATTACTATAGAAAAACGACCGACGGCAGGTTGCCTGTTAAATGGATGGCACCGGAGGCTCTTTTTCATCGGGTATATACCACTCAGTCCGACGT ATGGTCGTATGGCATACTGCTGTGGGAAATAATGACGCTGGGTGGCACACCATATCCATCCGTACCCTCGGTCGAGAAACTTTTTCAATTGCTGAGGACGGGACACAGGATGGAAAAACCGCCATGTTGCTCGATCGAAAT ATACATGCTCATGAGAGACTGTTGGAGCTATCAACCAAACGAGAGACCGATGTTCGGTGAATTGGTCGAAGATCTCGAtaggatattaacgataacggcTAACGAG GAATAT
- the LOC124955296 gene encoding fibroblast growth factor receptor homolog 1-like isoform X3 — MKQTLRFKYIEISDAGSYGCSTETDDDNDNNKTIEWRNVTLKVEEALQNDGYHREDDGKIGNVLEGLGPSEETNELEIEARNLPETRSLHLDSEKSDVELDNDKGENEMAGEHNKTLPDRPPSFNKSDEMHGSIVKPAGNMLRLKCPSVGNPRPNITWLKNNEEPKRSLGTMIKTKWTLRLEDLVPDDSGNYTCIVCNHLGCINHTFKVDIIETVRHRPILTRPPRNTTVLLGSNASMTCEVLSDAHRHLEWYHGCHTSFDTVNKTNQTVRVEVKAGIAENPEVLKLYNVTEKDEGWYTCIAQNTLGETFSSAYLRVVETLEEHRVPLAARPQILVNVLAAVLCVFFAVGVVVVIYIFHRLKREKMKKLLAIETARAAVVTQWTKKVIVEKQKLVNAQNVQEPLLMPVVKIEKQKSTVTTEDSNGGSISEYELPLDSAWELPREQLTLGNTLGEGAFGKVIRAQTNTGKPGIPNVVAVKMLKEGHTDAEMMDLVSEMEMMKMIGKHVNIINLLGACTQGGPLYVVVEFAPHGNLRDFLRDHRPSSSGYEPTIGQEEKERKTLTQKDLVSFAYQVARGMEYLASRRCIHRDLAARNVLVSDEYILKIADFGLARDIHCHDYYRKTTDGRLPVKWMAPEALFHRVYTTQSDVWSYGILLWEIMTLGGTPYPSVPSVEKLFQLLRTGHRMEKPPCCSIEIYMLMRDCWSYQPNERPMFGELVEDLDRILTITANEEYLDLGLPQLDTPPSSQESSDDAEDDETGEQFPYLL, encoded by the exons ATGAAGCAAACGTTAAGATTCAAATACATTGAGATAAGCGACGCCGGTTCTTACGGTTGCTCAACCGAAactgatgatgataatgataataataaaacgatcgaatgGAGGAACGTTACGTTAAAAGTTGAAGAGGCTTTACAAAACGATGGTTACCATCGCGAGGATGATGGGAAAATTGGTAATGTTCTCGAAGGACTCGGACCGAGCGAGGAAACGAACGAGCTTGAAATCGAGGCGAGAA aTCTACCTGAGACGCGTTCGTTGCATTTGGACAGTGAGAAATCTGACGTAGAATTGGACAACGATAAAGGTGAAAACGAAATGGCAGGGGAACATAACAAAACTTTACCCGACCGTCCGCCTTCTTTCAACAAAAGCGACGAGATGCATGGAAGTATCGTAAAACCTGCTGGAAATATGTTACGACTTAAATGTCCAAGCGTCGGTAATCCTAGGCCTAACATTACCTGGTTGAAAAACAACGAAGAACCTAAGAGATCTCTTGGTACAATGATCAAAACAAAATGGACATTAAGACTGGAAGACCTCGTGCCCGATGACAGTGGAAACTATACTTGCATCGTCTGCAATCATCTCGGTTGCATAAATCATACGTTCAAGGTCGACATTATAG AGACCGTGAGGCACCGACCGATCCTGACGCGACCCCCACGAAACACAACTGTACTCCTAGGAAGCAACGCTAGTATGACATGTGAGGTCCTCTCGGATGCCCATCGTCATCTTGAATGGTATCACGGTTGTCATACATCTTTCGATACCGTCAACAAAACGAATCAGACTGTCCGGGTGGAGGTCAAG GCTGGTATCGCTGAAAATCCTGAAGTATTGAAGCTCTACAACGTCACCGAAAAAGATGAAGGATGGTATACCTGTATAGCGCAAAATACATTGGGGGAGACATTTAGCAGTGCCTATCTACGAGTCGTCGAAA CGTTGGAGGAGCATCGTGTACCGCTTGCAGCGAGGCCGCAAATCCTGGTTAACGTTTTGGCTGCAGTACTATGCGTATTCTTTGCCGTTGGTGTCGTCGTAGTGATCTACATATTTCATCGTTTAAAACgcgagaagatgaagaaactATTGGCTATAGAAACTGCACGTGCTGCGGTTGTAACCCAATGGACAAAAAAGGTTATAGTTGAAAAGCAGAAACTGGTTAACGCCCAGAACGTACAGGAACCATTATTAATGCCAGTGGTCAAGATAGAAAAGCAAAAGTCTACGGTAACTACGGAGGACAGTAATGGCGGTAGTATATCAGAGTACGAATTGCCGCTTGATAGCGCTTGGGAATTGCCGCGAGAACAATTGACCTTGGGCAATACGCTTGGTGAAGGTGCCTTTGGGAAGGTCATCAGAGCGCAAACCAATACCGGGAAACCTGGTATACCTAACGTCGTTGCCGTCAAAATGTTAAagg agggTCACACGGACGCCGAGATGATGGATCTTGTATCTGAGATGgagatgatgaagatgatcgGCAAACACGTTAACATAATAAACCTATTGGGTGCGTGTACACAGGGCGGACCACTTTACGTTGTTGTTGAGTTTGCACCTCACGGTAATCTTCGAGATTTCCTTCGCGATCATCGTCCATCCTCTTCCGGTTATGAGCCAACGATCGgtcaagaagaaaaggaacgaaagacCCTAACACAAAAGGACTTAGTGTCGTTTGCTTATCAAGTTGCACGAGGAATGGAATATCTTGCTAGTAGAAGATGTATACACAGAGATCTAGCAGCACGAAATGTTCTCGTTAGCGACGAATATATCCTCAAGATCGCTGACTTCGGTCTTGCAAGGGACATACACTGTCACGATTACTATAGAAAAACGACCGACGGCAGGTTGCCTGTTAAATGGATGGCACCGGAGGCTCTTTTTCATCGGGTATATACCACTCAGTCCGACGT ATGGTCGTATGGCATACTGCTGTGGGAAATAATGACGCTGGGTGGCACACCATATCCATCCGTACCCTCGGTCGAGAAACTTTTTCAATTGCTGAGGACGGGACACAGGATGGAAAAACCGCCATGTTGCTCGATCGAAAT ATACATGCTCATGAGAGACTGTTGGAGCTATCAACCAAACGAGAGACCGATGTTCGGTGAATTGGTCGAAGATCTCGAtaggatattaacgataacggcTAACGAG GAATAT
- the LOC124955296 gene encoding fibroblast growth factor receptor homolog 1-like isoform X2, producing the protein MATKNFFILGILLGILEIVYVRGRLIRLDISNPDVIVSTGEKLTIRCLTDYDGETTWYKDNVALRHSSTRLRVMKQTLRFKYIEISDAGSYGCSTETDDDNDNNKTIEWRNVTLKVEEALQNDGYHREDDGKIGNVLEGLGPSEETNELEIEARNLPETRSLHLDSEKSDVELDNDKGENEMAGEHNKTLPDRPPSFNKSDEMHGSIVKPAGNMLRLKCPSVGNPRPNITWLKNNEEPKRSLGTMIKTKWTLRLEDLVPDDSGNYTCIVCNHLGCINHTFKVDIIERFPHKPYINEDFPKNVTALVNSSVTFKCPIVSDLEPYIQWVKVAEYPGDQEDTPKGTLLQAGIAENPEVLKLYNVTEKDEGWYTCIAQNTLGETFSSAYLRVVETLEEHRVPLAARPQILVNVLAAVLCVFFAVGVVVVIYIFHRLKREKMKKLLAIETARAAVVTQWTKKVIVEKQKLVNAQNVQEPLLMPVVKIEKQKSTVTTEDSNGGSISEYELPLDSAWELPREQLTLGNTLGEGAFGKVIRAQTNTGKPGIPNVVAVKMLKEGHTDAEMMDLVSEMEMMKMIGKHVNIINLLGACTQGGPLYVVVEFAPHGNLRDFLRDHRPSSSGYEPTIGQEEKERKTLTQKDLVSFAYQVARGMEYLASRRCIHRDLAARNVLVSDEYILKIADFGLARDIHCHDYYRKTTDGRLPVKWMAPEALFHRVYTTQSDVWSYGILLWEIMTLGGTPYPSVPSVEKLFQLLRTGHRMEKPPCCSIEIYMLMRDCWSYQPNERPMFGELVEDLDRILTITANEEYLDLGLPQLDTPPSSQESSDDAEDDETGEQFPYLL; encoded by the exons ATATCTCGAATCCAGACGTAATCGTTTCCACGGGCGAAAAGTTGACTATAAGGTGTTTAACGGACTACGACGGCGAGACTACATGGTACAAGGACAACGTGGCACTGCGTCATTCGTCAACGAGGTTGCGGGTTATGAAGCAAACGTTAAGATTCAAATACATTGAGATAAGCGACGCCGGTTCTTACGGTTGCTCAACCGAAactgatgatgataatgataataataaaacgatcgaatgGAGGAACGTTACGTTAAAAGTTGAAGAGGCTTTACAAAACGATGGTTACCATCGCGAGGATGATGGGAAAATTGGTAATGTTCTCGAAGGACTCGGACCGAGCGAGGAAACGAACGAGCTTGAAATCGAGGCGAGAA aTCTACCTGAGACGCGTTCGTTGCATTTGGACAGTGAGAAATCTGACGTAGAATTGGACAACGATAAAGGTGAAAACGAAATGGCAGGGGAACATAACAAAACTTTACCCGACCGTCCGCCTTCTTTCAACAAAAGCGACGAGATGCATGGAAGTATCGTAAAACCTGCTGGAAATATGTTACGACTTAAATGTCCAAGCGTCGGTAATCCTAGGCCTAACATTACCTGGTTGAAAAACAACGAAGAACCTAAGAGATCTCTTGGTACAATGATCAAAACAAAATGGACATTAAGACTGGAAGACCTCGTGCCCGATGACAGTGGAAACTATACTTGCATCGTCTGCAATCATCTCGGTTGCATAAATCATACGTTCAAGGTCGACATTATAG AGCGTTTCCCGCACAAGCCGTACATCAACGAGGACTTTCCGAAGAACGTGACTGCATTGGTGAACAGTAGCGTGACATTCAAGTGTCCAATCGTGTCGGACCTTGAACCTTACATACAATGGGTCAAGGTAGCCGAATATCCCGGCGATCAGGAGGACACACCAAAAGGGACCTTGCTCCAG GCTGGTATCGCTGAAAATCCTGAAGTATTGAAGCTCTACAACGTCACCGAAAAAGATGAAGGATGGTATACCTGTATAGCGCAAAATACATTGGGGGAGACATTTAGCAGTGCCTATCTACGAGTCGTCGAAA CGTTGGAGGAGCATCGTGTACCGCTTGCAGCGAGGCCGCAAATCCTGGTTAACGTTTTGGCTGCAGTACTATGCGTATTCTTTGCCGTTGGTGTCGTCGTAGTGATCTACATATTTCATCGTTTAAAACgcgagaagatgaagaaactATTGGCTATAGAAACTGCACGTGCTGCGGTTGTAACCCAATGGACAAAAAAGGTTATAGTTGAAAAGCAGAAACTGGTTAACGCCCAGAACGTACAGGAACCATTATTAATGCCAGTGGTCAAGATAGAAAAGCAAAAGTCTACGGTAACTACGGAGGACAGTAATGGCGGTAGTATATCAGAGTACGAATTGCCGCTTGATAGCGCTTGGGAATTGCCGCGAGAACAATTGACCTTGGGCAATACGCTTGGTGAAGGTGCCTTTGGGAAGGTCATCAGAGCGCAAACCAATACCGGGAAACCTGGTATACCTAACGTCGTTGCCGTCAAAATGTTAAagg agggTCACACGGACGCCGAGATGATGGATCTTGTATCTGAGATGgagatgatgaagatgatcgGCAAACACGTTAACATAATAAACCTATTGGGTGCGTGTACACAGGGCGGACCACTTTACGTTGTTGTTGAGTTTGCACCTCACGGTAATCTTCGAGATTTCCTTCGCGATCATCGTCCATCCTCTTCCGGTTATGAGCCAACGATCGgtcaagaagaaaaggaacgaaagacCCTAACACAAAAGGACTTAGTGTCGTTTGCTTATCAAGTTGCACGAGGAATGGAATATCTTGCTAGTAGAAGATGTATACACAGAGATCTAGCAGCACGAAATGTTCTCGTTAGCGACGAATATATCCTCAAGATCGCTGACTTCGGTCTTGCAAGGGACATACACTGTCACGATTACTATAGAAAAACGACCGACGGCAGGTTGCCTGTTAAATGGATGGCACCGGAGGCTCTTTTTCATCGGGTATATACCACTCAGTCCGACGT ATGGTCGTATGGCATACTGCTGTGGGAAATAATGACGCTGGGTGGCACACCATATCCATCCGTACCCTCGGTCGAGAAACTTTTTCAATTGCTGAGGACGGGACACAGGATGGAAAAACCGCCATGTTGCTCGATCGAAAT ATACATGCTCATGAGAGACTGTTGGAGCTATCAACCAAACGAGAGACCGATGTTCGGTGAATTGGTCGAAGATCTCGAtaggatattaacgataacggcTAACGAG GAATAT